In a genomic window of Streptomyces sp. SJL17-4:
- a CDS encoding C40 family peptidase codes for MNRRRHATAAITMICALTVLASPALTLQAAAAPLPPAPPKKSLEEVRTEIDTLYRQAAVATDAYNLAEEKSKEQSAEIVRVALMIVEGREKIDALKARAGATARAQYRNGGLPDGAQLVLTNDPQLFLDNAGRLKAGAKATTDLLGEMTRTQAQLDTYAKDAGVNWTKLESNRVRQAKAKKEIDGKIAAAKKLESELAAEERERLRRLEEQALSRAQTTWLGTGVLAGLKGDTTPAAKKAIEFATAQIGKPYVWGAEGPDSYDCSGLTQLAWGTAGRPIPRTSQEQWRLLPRVDIKDMRPGDLIVYFQDASHIGMYVGNGTMVHAPRPGRNVTLAGAGSMEILGVVRPT; via the coding sequence GTGAACCGACGCCGCCACGCCACCGCCGCGATCACCATGATCTGCGCCTTGACCGTGCTGGCCTCGCCCGCGCTGACCCTCCAGGCCGCCGCCGCGCCGCTCCCGCCCGCGCCTCCGAAGAAGAGCCTGGAGGAGGTGCGCACGGAGATAGACACCCTGTACCGCCAGGCCGCCGTCGCCACCGACGCGTACAACCTCGCGGAGGAGAAGTCGAAGGAGCAGTCCGCCGAGATCGTCCGGGTCGCCCTGATGATCGTGGAGGGCCGCGAGAAGATCGATGCCCTCAAGGCCAGGGCCGGCGCCACCGCCCGCGCCCAGTACCGCAACGGCGGGCTCCCCGACGGCGCGCAGCTCGTCCTCACGAACGACCCCCAGCTCTTCCTCGACAACGCGGGCCGCCTCAAGGCCGGAGCCAAGGCCACCACGGACCTGCTCGGCGAAATGACCCGCACCCAGGCCCAGTTGGACACCTACGCCAAGGACGCGGGCGTGAACTGGACCAAGCTGGAGTCCAACCGCGTGCGGCAGGCCAAGGCGAAGAAGGAGATCGACGGCAAGATCGCCGCCGCGAAGAAGCTGGAGTCCGAACTCGCCGCCGAGGAGCGGGAGCGGCTGCGGCGCCTCGAGGAGCAGGCGCTGTCCCGGGCCCAGACGACCTGGCTCGGCACCGGCGTCCTCGCCGGTCTCAAGGGGGACACGACGCCCGCGGCGAAGAAGGCGATCGAGTTCGCGACGGCGCAGATCGGCAAGCCGTACGTCTGGGGCGCGGAGGGACCGGACTCGTACGACTGCTCGGGACTCACCCAGCTCGCCTGGGGCACGGCGGGCCGGCCGATACCGCGCACCTCGCAGGAGCAGTGGCGCCTGCTGCCGCGCGTGGACATCAAGGACATGCGGCCCGGCGACCTGATCGTCTACTTCCAGGACGCGAGCCACATCGGGATGTACGTCGGAAACGGCACGATGGTGCACGCGCCGCGCCCCGGCCGGAACGTGACGCTCGCGGGGGCCGGCTCGATGGAGATCCTGGGCGTCGTCCGCCCGACGTGA